A single Dethiosulfovibrio salsuginis DNA region contains:
- a CDS encoding nitroreductase family protein: protein MEKKARTNYPINDLIVRRWSPRAFSPKVPGKEIVLSLFEAARWAPSCFNEQPWSFIFACREDPEEFQAMLDCLVPGNARWAVNAPILIVAVAAEKFASGRNNRWAWHDVGMAVENLLLEATSKGLFAHPMAGFDQEKVRATYGIPEDHSPVLAIALGYPGEVSDLPEELQDAESAQRDRKPIYEFTFRRTWGDNRGV from the coding sequence ATGGAAAAAAAAGCGAGGACCAATTACCCTATAAACGACCTGATAGTGAGGCGATGGAGCCCTAGGGCCTTTTCCCCGAAGGTTCCGGGCAAGGAGATAGTGTTGTCCCTTTTTGAGGCCGCCAGATGGGCCCCTTCTTGCTTCAACGAACAGCCCTGGAGCTTTATCTTCGCCTGTAGGGAGGATCCTGAGGAATTTCAGGCCATGCTGGACTGCCTCGTCCCGGGCAACGCCCGCTGGGCGGTGAACGCCCCTATCCTGATCGTAGCGGTAGCGGCGGAGAAGTTCGCAAGCGGGAGAAACAACCGATGGGCCTGGCACGACGTCGGTATGGCGGTGGAAAACCTGCTTCTGGAGGCCACGTCGAAAGGCCTTTTCGCCCACCCTATGGCGGGATTCGACCAGGAGAAGGTAAGGGCTACCTACGGAATACCGGAGGATCATAGCCCTGTACTGGCCATAGCTCTAGGCTATCCTGGAGAGGTCTCCGATCTTCCCGAGGAGCTTCAGGACGCCGAATCCGCACAGAGGGACAGAAAGCCTATCTACGAGTTTACCTTCAGAAGGACATGGGGGGACAACAGAGGTGTCTGA
- the argH gene encoding argininosuccinate lyase, which yields MWKGRFSQETDMRVQDFSQSLDLDWRLAKWDIRGSLAHGEMLAKQGLISLEELDSIREGFQSILEEIDRGEFVPDKELEDVHMNLESRLTERIGDAGARLHTGRSRNDQVGTTMRLYVKDQLCEVKEGLGDLLEALLDRAEAHREVIVPGYTHLQQAQPISMGHFWMAHFQAFSRDLRRLEFARDSSDECPLGCGALAGSTLPLDREYTSQILGFSRLCENSMDGVAQRDYIYDVLSFASMFAVHCSRLAEDLIIYFSSEFGWVKLPDGFCTGSSIMPQKKNPDVLELVRGRTGQVIGHMVDLLITLKGLPMTYNRDLQEDKRGLFSTFDVLSHVLGVLPSLIKSVEVDADRAAESFSDGMALATDVAEYLVTKGVPFREAHHRVGSLVGWCVREGMSLFDLTVEQFREFLGEETGDDLLPMVDLEAAVARRDTEGGTGFRQVSRQIDKGRELLGRIKTGGCALGDL from the coding sequence ATGTGGAAGGGCCGTTTTTCCCAGGAGACCGACATGCGGGTGCAGGACTTCTCCCAGTCTCTGGACCTGGACTGGCGTCTGGCTAAATGGGATATAAGAGGCAGTCTCGCCCACGGGGAGATGCTGGCGAAACAGGGGTTGATATCCCTGGAGGAGCTTGACTCCATAAGGGAGGGATTTCAGTCCATCCTGGAGGAGATAGACAGAGGTGAGTTCGTCCCGGATAAAGAGCTCGAGGACGTCCACATGAACCTGGAGAGTCGGCTCACCGAGAGGATCGGAGACGCTGGGGCGAGGCTACATACCGGCAGGAGCAGAAACGATCAGGTAGGAACCACCATGAGGCTCTACGTCAAAGATCAGCTGTGTGAGGTCAAAGAGGGATTAGGCGATCTGCTGGAGGCCCTTCTTGACAGGGCGGAGGCCCACAGGGAGGTAATAGTTCCGGGCTATACCCATCTACAGCAGGCCCAGCCTATAAGCATGGGACACTTCTGGATGGCCCATTTTCAGGCCTTCTCCAGGGACCTGAGACGGCTTGAGTTCGCCAGGGATAGCTCCGACGAGTGCCCTCTAGGCTGTGGTGCTCTCGCTGGATCTACTCTGCCTCTGGACAGGGAGTACACCTCCCAGATACTCGGTTTCTCCAGACTGTGCGAGAACAGCATGGACGGTGTGGCCCAGAGGGACTATATTTACGACGTCCTCAGCTTCGCATCGATGTTCGCCGTCCACTGTAGCAGGCTGGCGGAGGACCTGATAATTTACTTCAGCTCCGAGTTCGGGTGGGTCAAGCTCCCCGACGGCTTCTGCACAGGTTCTAGCATAATGCCTCAGAAGAAAAACCCCGACGTTCTGGAGCTGGTCAGAGGCCGGACGGGGCAGGTGATAGGCCATATGGTGGACCTTCTCATAACCCTTAAAGGCCTTCCTATGACCTACAACCGAGACCTTCAGGAGGACAAAAGAGGTCTATTTTCCACCTTCGACGTGCTCTCCCACGTTCTTGGCGTACTCCCCTCCCTCATAAAGTCCGTCGAGGTGGACGCCGACAGGGCGGCGGAGAGCTTTTCCGACGGAATGGCTCTGGCCACCGATGTAGCGGAGTACCTTGTCACTAAAGGTGTTCCCTTCAGAGAGGCTCACCACAGGGTGGGAAGTCTGGTCGGCTGGTGCGTCAGGGAGGGCATGAGCCTTTTCGACCTCACGGTGGAACAGTTCAGGGAATTTCTAGGGGAGGAGACAGGAGACGATCTGTTGCCGATGGTCGACCTAGAGGCCGCAGTGGCCCGGAGGGACACAGAGGGTGGCACTGGCTTCAGACAGGTGTCCCGTCAGATAGATAAAGGCAGAGAGCTTCTGGGAAGGATAAAGACCGGCGGTTGCGCTTTAGGGGATCTTTAA
- a CDS encoding aminotransferase-like domain-containing protein: MSTVWEDNYSYTARNVRPSPVREMLSVIKQPGMISFAGGMPAPEVFPVDKFYEGAHVLKDDGKNLLQYGTTEGYPPLKEFLASFTAERMGRTVGNDEMLLTTGSQQALELFASAMIDRGDFVVTENPSYLAALTTFYNHGAQFLGIPTDQDGMKVDLLPAAIEKARSEGKKVKFIYTIVNFHNPGGATMSLERRKKLVEISHRYDIPIFEDDPYGYVRYEGQHLPSIFSFDDKGGTLYAGSFSKILAPGSRIGWVTGSTEIIRKMVVFKQAADLCSSPICQSLVYEYCRKGYLEEHLPVIIDNYRPKRDKMEEALRKYLAPYGITWVKPEGGFFFWLDMPGIDCRDLFKRAVEKKVAFVVGTPFCVDEAAGIDKARLNFTFVQPDVIEEGISRLGQAIAEMKS; this comes from the coding sequence GTGAGTACAGTCTGGGAAGATAACTACAGTTACACCGCTCGCAACGTGAGGCCCTCGCCGGTTCGGGAAATGCTGTCGGTCATAAAGCAACCCGGCATGATCTCCTTCGCAGGGGGAATGCCCGCACCGGAGGTCTTTCCGGTGGACAAGTTCTACGAGGGAGCCCACGTCCTCAAAGACGACGGCAAAAACCTCCTACAGTACGGGACCACAGAAGGATACCCGCCACTGAAGGAGTTTCTGGCCTCCTTTACCGCCGAGAGGATGGGACGGACCGTCGGCAATGACGAAATGCTCCTGACCACCGGATCCCAACAGGCCCTGGAGCTCTTCGCCTCCGCCATGATAGACAGAGGGGATTTCGTGGTTACCGAAAACCCGTCCTACCTGGCGGCTCTCACCACCTTCTACAACCACGGAGCCCAGTTTCTGGGCATACCTACCGACCAGGACGGCATGAAGGTCGACCTTCTGCCCGCAGCTATAGAGAAGGCCCGTTCCGAGGGCAAAAAGGTAAAGTTCATATACACGATAGTGAACTTCCACAACCCCGGCGGAGCCACTATGAGCCTGGAGAGACGTAAAAAACTGGTGGAGATATCCCACCGGTACGATATACCTATCTTCGAGGACGACCCCTACGGCTACGTGAGGTACGAGGGACAGCACCTGCCGTCGATATTCTCCTTCGACGATAAAGGGGGCACCCTCTACGCCGGGTCTTTCTCCAAGATACTGGCCCCAGGATCCCGAATAGGCTGGGTCACCGGAAGCACCGAGATAATCCGAAAGATGGTGGTGTTCAAGCAGGCGGCGGACCTGTGCTCCAGCCCTATCTGCCAGTCGCTGGTCTACGAATACTGTCGGAAGGGCTACCTTGAGGAGCACCTTCCGGTGATCATCGACAACTATCGCCCTAAGAGGGATAAAATGGAGGAGGCCCTCCGTAAATATCTGGCCCCTTACGGCATAACCTGGGTGAAGCCCGAGGGAGGCTTCTTCTTCTGGCTCGACATGCCGGGGATAGACTGCCGTGACCTGTTCAAGAGGGCGGTGGAGAAGAAGGTCGCCTTCGTCGTCGGAACCCCCTTCTGCGTCGACGAGGCGGCGGGAATCGACAAGGCCAGGCTTAACTTTACCTTCGTCCAGCCCGACGTCATAGAGGAGGGAATAAGCCGTCTCGGACAGGCCATCGCCGAGATGAAGTCCTAG
- a CDS encoding argininosuccinate synthase, protein MEKKGKIVLAYSGGLDTSVAVCWLMEKGYDVVTLTADVGQSVNLEEKKAKALKTGAVAAYVMDLKKQFVQEYVWPALKANGMYQGTYPLSSALSRPLISEHLAWVAKNEGAVAVAHGCTGKGQDQVRFEVAIGALNPELEVVAPVRDWRFSREAEIEYAKEHDIEVGASIESPYSIDENLWGRAIECGALEDPWNECPEDAFEVSVSQEAAPNVAENVEITFEKGIPVALNGEQMDGVSLILKLRSIAGAHGVGRIDMLEDRLVGFKSREVYECPAAITLIAAHRALETMTLAKDVLATKKQLEVQFAELTYTGYWFSPLKEAIDAFIDKTQETVSGTVRVKLFKGMATVTGIKSAKSVYNHDLATYSEEDAFDHGAAVGFIKVWGLPLKTWKQTHKQDQEKAHSLSVSC, encoded by the coding sequence ATGGAGAAGAAGGGGAAGATCGTCCTCGCCTACAGCGGTGGGCTGGACACGTCGGTGGCGGTTTGCTGGCTTATGGAGAAAGGCTACGACGTGGTCACACTGACCGCCGACGTAGGCCAGTCGGTGAACCTGGAGGAGAAGAAGGCCAAGGCCCTCAAGACTGGGGCGGTAGCGGCCTACGTCATGGACCTCAAAAAACAGTTCGTCCAGGAGTACGTCTGGCCGGCGCTGAAGGCCAACGGAATGTACCAGGGGACCTATCCTCTGAGTTCCGCCCTCTCCCGACCTCTCATATCCGAACATCTTGCCTGGGTCGCAAAGAACGAGGGTGCTGTGGCGGTCGCCCACGGCTGTACCGGAAAGGGACAGGACCAGGTTCGTTTTGAGGTCGCGATAGGGGCCCTCAACCCTGAGCTTGAGGTAGTAGCTCCGGTGCGGGATTGGCGATTCAGCCGGGAGGCGGAGATAGAGTACGCCAAAGAGCACGATATAGAGGTAGGGGCCTCCATAGAGTCCCCTTACAGCATAGACGAAAACCTCTGGGGACGGGCCATTGAGTGCGGAGCTCTGGAGGATCCCTGGAACGAATGTCCCGAGGATGCCTTTGAAGTCTCCGTTTCCCAAGAGGCAGCGCCGAACGTGGCGGAGAACGTCGAGATAACCTTCGAAAAAGGCATTCCTGTGGCCTTAAACGGCGAGCAGATGGACGGGGTCTCACTGATACTGAAGCTTCGGTCTATCGCTGGGGCTCATGGAGTCGGTCGGATAGATATGCTTGAGGATCGGTTGGTGGGATTTAAGAGCCGTGAGGTGTACGAGTGCCCCGCCGCCATCACTTTGATCGCCGCCCACAGGGCCCTGGAGACCATGACCTTGGCGAAAGACGTCCTAGCTACGAAGAAACAGCTTGAGGTCCAGTTCGCCGAGCTGACCTACACAGGGTATTGGTTCTCCCCTCTGAAGGAGGCTATAGACGCCTTCATAGACAAGACCCAGGAGACCGTCAGCGGTACGGTCAGGGTGAAGCTCTTCAAGGGTATGGCGACGGTTACGGGAATCAAGTCGGCTAAGTCGGTGTACAACCACGATCTGGCCACCTACTCCGAAGAGGACGCTTTCGATCACGGTGCAGCGGTGGGCTTCATCAAGGTATGGGGGCTGCCCCTTAAGACCTGGAAGCAGACCCACAAGCAGGATCAGGAGAAGGCTCACTCTCTGTCGGTGTCCTGCTGA
- a CDS encoding aminotransferase-like domain-containing protein: MSDIVKSLLSTAAGRIKPSPIREMFHLIRKPGMISFAGGMPDPDIFPVEQFHLGADILLEEGRDVLQYGVTEGYAPLKDFLSRWTAPKMGKEPSMDEILITSGSSQVADLMTRALLDPGDWIVCEETSFLGNTINMYNQGANFLTIPCDKDGMIVEQLPEKLSQAKSEGKKVKFIYTIPNFHNPLGCTMSLERRQALVKIAQEEGVMILEDDPYGCVRFEGEDLPTLYSLDDLGVVMYAGSFSKILAPGTRVGWAIGPKDLIRTMTVFKQGVDTCTSVVAQALVYKYCQSGNLDAFLPKIVDHYRRKRDAMEDAFKKYLPLEEVEYVTPHGGFFYWVTTPNILAEELFKRALEKKVAFVCGAPFFPNGGGEHSFRMCFTFASPEDTDRGIKALGETMREILGESKG; this comes from the coding sequence ATGTCCGATATAGTCAAGTCACTGTTAAGCACCGCCGCAGGGAGGATAAAGCCCTCTCCTATCAGGGAGATGTTTCACCTGATCAGGAAGCCTGGGATGATATCCTTCGCCGGTGGAATGCCAGACCCAGACATATTCCCGGTAGAGCAGTTTCATCTAGGAGCGGACATTTTGCTTGAGGAGGGAAGGGACGTACTCCAGTACGGCGTCACCGAGGGATACGCTCCTCTCAAGGATTTTCTTTCCCGATGGACCGCCCCTAAGATGGGAAAAGAGCCCTCTATGGACGAGATCCTGATAACCTCGGGCTCCAGCCAGGTCGCCGACCTCATGACCCGGGCTCTACTGGACCCAGGGGACTGGATAGTCTGCGAAGAGACATCCTTCCTCGGAAACACCATCAATATGTACAACCAGGGGGCAAACTTCCTCACAATCCCCTGCGACAAAGATGGCATGATAGTGGAGCAGCTACCGGAGAAGCTCTCCCAGGCAAAGTCGGAGGGCAAAAAGGTCAAGTTCATATACACCATACCTAACTTCCACAACCCTCTAGGCTGTACCATGTCCCTGGAGAGGAGGCAGGCCCTGGTCAAAATAGCCCAGGAGGAGGGGGTGATGATCCTGGAGGACGATCCCTACGGCTGCGTCCGGTTCGAGGGAGAGGATCTTCCGACACTCTACTCCCTCGACGACCTAGGGGTGGTTATGTACGCCGGTTCATTCTCCAAAATACTGGCCCCAGGGACCAGAGTCGGCTGGGCCATAGGGCCGAAGGATCTCATAAGGACTATGACGGTTTTCAAGCAGGGAGTGGACACCTGCACCAGCGTTGTGGCTCAGGCTCTGGTGTATAAGTACTGCCAGTCGGGCAACCTCGACGCCTTCTTGCCGAAGATCGTCGACCACTACCGCAGAAAAAGGGACGCCATGGAGGATGCCTTCAAAAAATACCTGCCTCTAGAGGAGGTCGAGTACGTCACCCCTCATGGAGGATTTTTCTACTGGGTGACTACCCCTAACATCCTCGCCGAGGAGCTTTTCAAAAGAGCGCTGGAGAAAAAGGTGGCCTTCGTCTGCGGAGCGCCGTTTTTCCCCAACGGAGGAGGAGAGCACAGCTTCAGGATGTGCTTTACCTTCGCCTCACCGGAGGATACGGACCGAGGCATAAAGGCCCTGGGAGAGACCATGAGGGAGATTCTAGGGGAATCTAAGGGATAA
- a CDS encoding aminotransferase-like domain-containing protein, giving the protein MRYSKRVEWCDTSDIGDILKALSNPEILSLAGGLPAPELFPIEEVKMATALVLDREGERALQYSSAYGDPRLREIVAKRMTEKYRTPAQADEVLITNGSQQALDMAGKVFLDEGSVVLCESPTYLGALGAFKTYGARFVGVETDKDGMVIEDLERKLKEVDDVRLVYVNPDFQNPTGIDWSVERRKAFAEVVGRYGVPAIEDNPYGELRFDGPCPPSIKSFDTSGVVISLGSFSKIFCPGMRVAWMIAEPEILSKFADMKQNDILCSSTLHQAQVVAYMEMFDLDLHVERICQVYSKRLSVMMESIGQFFPEGAVVNPPAGGLFAWVELPEGINAREVFKVAVEEHKVAFVPGGAFFAEPGQDNYMRLNFSGVGEDRIREGIRRLGQVLSQSL; this is encoded by the coding sequence ATGAGATATTCAAAGAGAGTCGAATGGTGCGATACGTCCGATATCGGGGATATACTAAAGGCCCTTTCTAACCCGGAGATACTTTCCCTGGCAGGCGGTCTTCCCGCCCCTGAGCTGTTTCCCATAGAGGAAGTCAAGATGGCCACCGCTTTGGTCCTGGACAGAGAGGGGGAGAGGGCTCTCCAGTATTCCTCCGCCTACGGTGATCCAAGGCTCAGGGAGATCGTTGCAAAGAGGATGACGGAGAAATACCGGACTCCCGCCCAGGCCGATGAGGTTCTGATAACCAACGGTTCCCAGCAGGCCCTGGATATGGCGGGGAAGGTCTTTCTGGACGAGGGGTCGGTGGTTCTGTGCGAGAGCCCGACCTATCTCGGGGCTCTAGGGGCCTTCAAAACCTACGGAGCCAGATTCGTAGGCGTGGAGACAGACAAAGACGGTATGGTCATAGAGGACTTAGAGAGAAAACTGAAGGAGGTCGACGACGTTCGGCTGGTCTACGTCAACCCGGACTTCCAGAATCCCACCGGCATAGACTGGTCTGTCGAACGGAGAAAGGCCTTCGCCGAGGTGGTCGGAAGGTACGGCGTTCCGGCCATAGAGGACAACCCCTACGGGGAGCTGCGGTTCGACGGGCCCTGTCCTCCTTCCATAAAGAGCTTCGATACCTCCGGGGTCGTTATCTCACTGGGGTCTTTCTCGAAAATCTTCTGTCCCGGCATGAGGGTAGCCTGGATGATCGCCGAGCCTGAGATTCTGTCCAAGTTCGCCGATATGAAGCAAAACGACATACTTTGCTCGTCTACCCTCCATCAGGCCCAGGTGGTGGCCTATATGGAGATGTTCGACCTAGATCTTCACGTTGAGAGGATCTGCCAGGTTTACAGCAAGAGACTGTCGGTGATGATGGAGTCTATCGGCCAGTTTTTCCCCGAGGGGGCGGTGGTAAACCCTCCGGCGGGAGGGCTTTTCGCCTGGGTGGAGCTTCCTGAGGGGATCAACGCCCGAGAGGTCTTCAAGGTAGCTGTCGAGGAGCACAAGGTGGCCTTCGTCCCCGGTGGAGCCTTCTTCGCCGAGCCAGGGCAGGATAACTATATGAGGTTGAACTTCTCCGGCGTAGGAGAGGACCGTATCAGAGAGGGAATCCGCAGGCTCGGTCAGGTGTTGTCCCAGAGCCTTTAG
- the mnmE gene encoding tRNA uridine-5-carboxymethylaminomethyl(34) synthesis GTPase MnmE translates to MFGDTIAAISTAWGDGGISIIRISGPDSLSVAGDIVRTAKPTEDLLSRFMYNGSLLDEGGNPIDEVLLVSFRAPKSYTGEDLTEIHCHGGSLVAQRCLERCLQKGCRHAEPGEFTRRAFENGRLDLAQAEAVNGIIHARSNEALKAASRTLRGELSRFVRELYDELLSLSAELEVGIDFPEEDVPYIDDQEGSDRIETMIKGLQDIADRCTTGYLLREGIRVALVGRPNVGKSSLLNSLLKESRAIVTSIPGTTRDVIEEVFTHKGIPLRLMDTAGLRTTPSDEVEAIGIERTAQAMDKSDVVLWILDGSEPIGDFERDMATRISDRPHIVAVNKSDLPSGLDGSLLVSLLPESTILNISAQEQRGLEELKEALVEMVAGTGTLEGGLNATARQLEELRSAIDSLGASKEALEHHHDQTLAAAGLAETRKALERILGLFDDDSLLDTVFSRFCIGK, encoded by the coding sequence TTGTTCGGAGACACCATAGCAGCGATCTCCACCGCATGGGGAGACGGAGGGATCTCGATAATCAGGATATCCGGCCCTGACTCGCTCTCCGTAGCCGGAGATATCGTCAGGACGGCAAAACCGACGGAAGATCTTTTAAGCAGGTTTATGTACAACGGCTCTCTGCTGGACGAAGGGGGAAACCCGATAGACGAGGTCCTGCTGGTGTCTTTCCGAGCCCCTAAAAGCTACACCGGCGAGGACCTGACGGAGATCCACTGCCACGGCGGTAGCCTTGTTGCCCAGCGTTGTCTGGAGCGGTGTCTCCAAAAGGGATGCAGACACGCCGAGCCAGGCGAGTTCACCAGACGGGCCTTTGAAAACGGTCGGCTGGACCTGGCTCAGGCGGAGGCGGTAAACGGCATAATCCACGCCAGAAGCAACGAAGCCCTGAAGGCCGCCAGCAGGACCTTAAGGGGAGAGCTATCCCGTTTCGTCAGAGAGCTCTACGACGAGCTGCTGTCTTTGTCGGCGGAGCTTGAGGTCGGAATCGACTTCCCCGAGGAGGACGTTCCCTACATAGATGATCAGGAGGGCTCGGACCGAATAGAGACTATGATAAAAGGCCTCCAGGACATAGCGGACCGGTGTACCACAGGGTATCTCCTCAGAGAGGGGATCAGGGTGGCCCTGGTCGGCCGTCCTAACGTCGGCAAATCGTCGCTCCTTAACTCGCTGCTCAAAGAGAGCAGGGCCATAGTGACCTCGATCCCCGGGACAACCAGAGACGTCATAGAGGAGGTATTCACCCACAAGGGCATTCCCCTCAGACTCATGGACACCGCAGGGCTCAGGACCACCCCCTCCGACGAGGTGGAGGCCATAGGGATAGAGAGAACCGCCCAGGCTATGGATAAATCGGACGTAGTGCTGTGGATTCTCGACGGAAGCGAACCTATAGGCGATTTCGAGAGGGACATGGCGACCAGGATCTCCGACAGACCTCACATAGTCGCCGTAAACAAGTCGGACCTTCCCTCAGGTCTGGACGGATCGCTTCTGGTCTCCCTCCTGCCCGAATCGACGATACTTAACATATCCGCCCAGGAACAGAGAGGGCTGGAGGAGCTTAAAGAGGCGCTGGTAGAGATGGTAGCAGGCACCGGAACCCTCGAGGGAGGCCTAAACGCCACGGCCAGACAGCTGGAGGAGCTGAGATCCGCCATAGACAGCCTCGGCGCAAGTAAAGAGGCACTGGAACACCATCACGATCAGACACTGGCGGCGGCTGGACTGGCGGAGACGAGAAAGGCTCTGGAGAGAATACTTGGGCTTTTCGACGACGATAGCCTGCTGGATACGGTGTTCTCCAGGTTCTGCATAGGAAAATAG